A window of the Brassica napus cultivar Da-Ae chromosome C5, Da-Ae, whole genome shotgun sequence genome harbors these coding sequences:
- the LOC106400788 gene encoding multiple organellar RNA editing factor 8, chloroplastic/mitochondrial-like, giving the protein MATHSISRSILCRPAKSLSLLFTRSFASSAPLAKAPATSLYTSSLLTRSRPLVAALSSAFRGGLVSVKGLSSQATSSSLNDPSPNWSNRPPKETILLDGCDFEHWLVVVDPPEGDPTRDEIIDSYIKTLAQIVGSEEEARMKIYSVSTRCYFAFGALVSEDLSHKLKELPKVRWVLPDSYLDVRNKDYGGEPFIDGKAVPYDPKYHEEWIRNNARANERNRRNDRPKNFDRSRNFERRRENMAGGPPPQRPPMGGPPPPHMGGSAPPPPPMGQNYGQRPPPNYGGPPPPHNNMGGQRPPANYGGAPPPPPNYGGPPPPNYGGGTPPQNNMGGAPPPNYGGAPPPNYGGAPPQNNMGGGGPPNAGWSGNNNNYQQQPGGGMQQPQYQNNYPPNRDGSGNPYQG; this is encoded by the exons ATGGCGACGCATTCCATCTCTCGCTCCATTCTCTGCCGTCCGGCGAAATCTCTCTCCCTTCTCTTCACCCGATCCTTCGCCTCATCTGCTCCTCTCGCCAAAGCTCCGGCGACTTCGCTTTACACGTCGTCTCTGCTCACCCGATCCCGTCCCTTAGTCGCCGCCTTGTCATCCGCTTTCCGCGGTGGACTTGTGTCTGTCAAAGGTCTTTCTTCGCAGGCTACATCGTCTTCTCTGAACGATCCGAGTCCCAACTGGTCCAACAGGCCTCCAAAGGAGACGATTTTGCTCGATGGATGCGATTTCGAGCATTGGCTTGTGGTTGTGGATCCGCCTGAGGGAGATCCCACTAGAGATGAGATCATCGACAGCTATATCAAAACCCTAGCTCAGATCGTTGGCAG TGAAGAAGAAGCGAGGATGAAGATCTACTCTGTTTCGACTCGATGTTACTTTGCTTTTGGAGCTCTTGTGTCTGAAGATCTCTCTCACAAGCTGAAAG AGTTGCCAAAGGTGCGCTGGGTCCTTCCTGATTCGTACCTGGATGTGAGGAACAAAGACTACGGAG GGGAACCTTTCATTGATGGGAAAGCTGTTCCTTATGACCCCAAGTACCACGAGGAATGGATAAGGAACAATGCTAGAGCCAATGAAAGAAACAGGCGCAATGACCGTCCTAAAAACTTTGATAGAAGCAGAAATTTtgagaggagaagagagaacATGGCTGGAGGCCCTCCTCCTCAACGTCCTCCCATGGGTGGCCCTCCTCCACCTCACATGGGTGGCTCTGCACCCCCTCCACCTCCCATGGGGCAGAATTATGGACAAAGGCCTCCACCAAACTATGGAGGACCACCACCGCCACATAACAATATGGGAGGGCAGAGGCCTCCAGCAAACTACGGAGgcgcaccaccaccaccaccgaacTATGGAGGACCACCACCACCGAACTACGGAGGAGGAACGCCACCACAAAACAACATGGGAGGAGCACCACCACCAAACTACGGAGGAGCGCCTCCACCGAACTATGGAGGAGCACCACCGCAGAACAACATGGGAGGGGGAGGTCCACCAAATGCAGGATGGTCAGGTAACAACAACAACTACCAGCAGCAGCCGGGTGGTGGAATGCAGCAGCCACAGTACCAGAACAACTATCCACCTAACCGGGATGGCAGCGGGAACCCGTACCAGGGTTAA